TTTTGGGGCGCTTGAGTGATGCTTGAACTGGGAGGTGTGTTGGGTTGGCTGAAACAAGCTGGGATCATGTTGTGTTGTTTCTTCCTTCTTGAAAGTGTGTTTTTCTCAAACCATGTAGTTAATGTTTGGTTGGTTGGTTAGTTTTATGTGTTTGGACTTGTGTTGAATGTTTAAGGTTGTGTTGTTTTGAGATGTTGGGAAAAGTATAGAAGTAATAATGAAAATGCAAGGGTTGGttgatattaaaaagaaaaggagggaGAAGATGAGTTAGCCTTTGACATACAGTTTGTTGGGTTCCTTAATTTGCGCCTTTGAGAAACCTCGGTTGAGCTGGGTTGCACTTTGCGGTCTTCAACTTTCCAAGTCATTCAAATTAAccaatgaaagagatagaattAACAACTACTTTATGCCTTCACCCTTGAAATCCCTTTTATGATGTTTCAACTTTGAATGTCACAAGTGTTGCACATAAAATGATCCTGTCTTTTGTTTTTGCACGGATCACAACTCACTTTTCACAAtatccatttttcttttccattaatcACAAAGACTAAAATTGATGTGAGATATGGGTTACCTACGTTTTTCGTTTACAtacactaaaattatattttgtttctaatttaaaatatgtattaattttgtttttatactttataataaaagcacgtaaaatataaaaataacgttagaatttttcttcttaatgcAACTctcatcattttcaattttaaatgaataagaGCTTAATAGTATAGGAATCCAAAATGTAAGACACATTCAAGTAGAGCCAATTGTCAAAGACAACCTCAACGATGACAATCTTTCTTAAATCTCAAACTATTATGGACTAGGTTAAACATTTCGATGTCAACTTTGATATGCACCAAAATCTTCTTAATTGTCAAAAGTGACTAATGTTGTCATCCCTTCTTCTCAACGTCCATGTCGTACAAACATGACTCTCTAAAAACATCTTCCCTTTTCACATGGGAATTGTTgtaagaaaaatgtatttttaataattgttttgacAACTGCTTATATagcagcttgtgattggtccgtttcaaatatacgaagcaataaaataatgacacataatttgttgtcaaaaagttattaaaaattgttgttaaaatatcgtGGTCCTTGTTGTAACGTGTATCGCTAAAGGGAACAAGGTTCTCATCACCTCTGACAAAATCCTAATTGCACACGTTCTTCTCAGAGTGATACGCATTGACATTCACTTCACACACCTAACAAGGATAAAATCGTcttaaaagagtaaacttttgtagttttttgaaaaataaaaaagtaaaaagtaagaaaaaatagtgtcaaatgattgtaaaaatattatgtgtgtcaaaatatcatttctctTCTCCCAACTATGAAATATCTTCATGATACTCTCTCCCTTCCCAACTACATCATTGATCAAGTCTCCAATCTTTCACCCACCTCAAAGTATTACAAGAGTCACTTTTGTGCCACCATCAAACCCATCATTTCTGGGTCCAACTCTAAAGTCTCTTACCATCAAAGAGAGTTACAATGAGAAGAGAGAAACTATAAGGTTTTGTTGTCCTTAAAGGAATGACGAAtcacaattttaataaataatacgtgaagaaaaaacatatttaacctaatttaaattttgtttccaaGCTAATAAATTTACTTTACCTTTTGAATAAGTATTGTACGTTTGATATTCTTAAGAAGAAAAGTTTTGTTTTGAGTCATAGTTTGATGAGATTTCCGGTTTTCggagaagaaaaatatacatgttttgtaaaagaaaattatctaACTATTAATGGCTTCAGTAGAATGCATATTTACTTGTGTAAATTAgtaattgattaatatatatatatatatatatatatatatatatatatatatatatattatataatcacTCTTTTAGCTTTTTCTTACAATATTATAAGCAGTTTGTTTCTGACTCCTGTAAATTATTCAAAGATTCTACGGATGTTAGTgcgttttatattaatttttgtttgctCGTGTAAAATGTTATATACTTCTAAGTTATATTCATATAGCATTTTAAATTTGGACTTTGTATGAAccataagatattttttaaattttttcaaaagaggaaatatttttttaagtctaAGTACTAGGTcaaattgtcttttttttttctgttttttttttaagaaaatacgatgcaatttattattagtttataaattattttgagtgACTTATAAATTAGATTGATCAacccaaaaaaagaaaaagaattgaaaaatatttcgaAGTAACCTATTTTAAGAATTTCTAACATATAAACGATCAGTTATTTCAGTTATATTCTAACTTTTaacttattcaatttttttcattattattcattctatgtatatttttcattatccttaattttattttacctataatTCTTTATGTGAATTTTGTAAACATAATTAGTTGTtacacaatttttaatatttatgagttatttttaacttttaatgtagttcaaattaaaaaaaatatttttaatatatgaatatgtgtttattctcataattttcaaaccaaattgGATTTCATCTATAGTGCAaacttaaatcattttaatccgaaactttattaatgaataatttactTTTCGTGATGAAAAGATATTAAAGATTTGCTTAtattggcaaaaaaaaaaacattgttttatgTGTATCCACGTCATGTTAACACGTTAGAAAATCGTTTATCACGTTAATAAATCTTTAATGTAATTTGATCACAGagattaaattcatttattaataaaattcaaaaataaaagttattcaaaattttgaatgaaaacaaaatcttattttacataaaaattaataaactaaaaacatatttaacctataaaataatcatataagaaaaattaattctcCGTATTCATAAGAAAATTTTCATGAATTACCATAcggttattatttatttaatttatatataattagccaaacaaacataaattaattcattaaaattttttacttGTTCTAAAACATGTACATATGTTCCAAAGCatatactaaaaataagaaaataaagtgtGAATAAGATTAGCACTTAGACAGATTCCAATTATCACAGttgatttaaaatcaatcataatttaaaacaaaaaaacacaaattaagtGTTCTAAGATTAAAAATGCACTCATAGTTGGTTAACAAAAGGaggaaaaaatgaaattttttataattaaatatcctgatgaaaaataatgaaataaaggtaAGAAAATGtctaataagaaaaagaatagaaagaataaaaaggactaagaagaagaagagagtgtGGCCAATTCATGCTGAACAGGCTTGGTGAGGAAGCTATCTTTTCCAAGAGCAACAATGATGGGAGAGCCACCGATGCCACGAGCCACAGCATTCATAATCTCTGTCATCAAACACTTGAATTCCTTCCGATCCAGTGCGCCATTCCCATCTTCATCAAACCTCTTGAATATCTCTTCATTCTCTTGCCGTGCCGGAGGATCCGAACCAAACGGCAGAAGCAACCCGAACCCGCTACGGATTTCCTCGCACGAAAGCTTCCCGTCACCGTTCTCATCCACCGTGGCAAACCACTCGTCCACGAAACTATCAAACTTGGCCTTTTCATTTACGAACTCCATTATGGTGAAGCTGTTCACCACCGCTATGCTCATTCTGATCGATGATGGTCGGTTTGAATATAAGTAGGAGGAAGAGAGTGCGCGGCTATAGTGTTGTGTTCTTCTTCTCCTATGGACATTCTTTTATATATGCAAAGCAGTGGTTGCCCTAAATTCAAGTTTCAAATGGTTGATTACCCTTTATTTTAGACCACTGCACCAGGGCAACGTGGGATTTATCGTTTTCATAGGATGATACGCTGCGTTTTGACAACTGAAAAACATCAGTCTCTCCATCTGTATCTTTATCAAAGTAAAAGTCTTCCtactatttttctctcatcattttttccttccaatcaacTCCCGAAGATTACGTTGTTactctcattttttattttttttttactttattatatcattttctaattatatctctattttttctatctttctcttccaaataattatcaattgctacatttctctttaattttcacattatattatatatgtaattaaatatatatttttgtgtaaatttatattttaagttcaaGAAAACTTTctcctttttattattaatttcttcacattcattttcaattaattaatttctttctctttctttcactaacatttcctttctctttgcaattgtccttttttttaaaaaaaattaaaaaggtataagggtaattaaaattactttaaactTTTACAGGACATATAAATGAACCAAAACATTATGAGAAAGGAAAGAGtataagttttgtatttttttcttataaaatattaaataaaattaaaatatgagttgatagtttttattaattgtgaaaATATTAAGGGACTTTTCtctcattaaaattttaatgtataaaaagacacacatttatatataataacaagaaaaaaggaataattttaaaaataatttaagtcaaactattaacctaaataatatgtAGATTAAATTGAGTAGAATATTAAAACTAGTGAACATATATGTGCATATGAGTGTGTTATCTTTCTTtaagataacaaaatattataaaattattattattattattattattattataataaagttaaatataatttttttatggtttacTGTAAttcgtttttatttattttataaatgatcTTATAATTAGAAAATTCTTAAGTTTTAAGAAACagtcagattttttttttaaaaagaagaagttaaatttataaaaaacaattatttaaaatttaaaatcaataaaatgataattttattagaagaactttaaacacaaaaaataatctcatttatatatagattattattatgattattattattataaagttaaatataaataattgtatgattttattgtaaatagtttatataataaaaaaaatagttaaattttaaaaaacaatcaaatttaaaaaaaaaatggttaaatgtATAACAACAGTTATTAAAAacgataaaattaataaaatggtgattttaatttaaaaagataagaagaaGAATCTGATTATaagtagttttatttattttgtagataattttataattaaaaaaaattaagttttaaaaaacgtcaaactttaagaaaaatgactaaatttataaaaacagtcatttaaaaggtaaaattaataaaagtacgaatttaacttaaaaaaaataaaagaataaaattgaaaaataaatatggacATAAGAATATATCTCCTTTgtatatatagatattattaAGATGTAGtttaaattgaattagattATTTTCGTTGAA
This genomic interval from Vigna radiata var. radiata cultivar VC1973A chromosome 8, Vradiata_ver6, whole genome shotgun sequence contains the following:
- the LOC106771716 gene encoding neurocalcin homolog yields the protein MSIAVVNSFTIMEFVNEKAKFDSFVDEWFATVDENGDGKLSCEEIRSGFGLLLPFGSDPPARQENEEIFKRFDEDGNGALDRKEFKCLMTEIMNAVARGIGGSPIIVALGKDSFLTKPVQHELATLSSSS